A region of the Macrobrachium nipponense isolate FS-2020 chromosome 14, ASM1510439v2, whole genome shotgun sequence genome:
ctgatcctctcatgaatacactaatgacagagaactgcatactgagcgcaggggtttttcttgtcactaagttagctagtatagctgagagagagatataagttagctagtataagagagagagagagagagagagagagagagagagaagctaagtgTCAGAGACAacaaattcattgtttttttgcGTATATTCAATCAAGTACTGTTGCGCTTCTCTTTATtgcttcctattgtagaatttgtaggaaacgcactgcaaccgatgctgtaaacttggcttacgtgataaggttaaaatatcctgttatgatgttcgtgattttcggcaatacaaatataactttaaaatgttgatcaattttaagtattgtgtaatgaatatgaccgatatataataatagacacggttgtaagataacgtcttggccgaaaggtaaatgaaaccttaataaacaaacttatattacaagtgagacaacaatcttcattacaacgatataaactgctgattttttttttttttttactccgtgtgtgtgtgtgtgtctctttctccaaccatacctaataactccgccctccaaacgaactccagaacttattgatGGGGACCTCGGcggcccactggcccgcccgccccggggacctcggcgggcccagtggcccgcccgccccggggacctcggcgggtcCAGTGGCCCGCCCGCGCCTGCCCGCGcctgcccgccccggggacctcggcgggccgactggcccgcctgCCCCCGggaacctcggcgggccgactggcccgcccccCCGTGGACCTCGGCGGGCCAAACTGGCCCGCCCACCCCGGGGACTTGGCGGGCCGGACTGCCCAGTCCGCcccgggggacctcggcgggcccagtggggACTCCCGCCCgccccccggggacctcggcgtgcCTCCCGGGGCCCCGCCAACCCCCGGGGAGGCCTCGGCGTGCCTCCCGGCCCTCCCACCACCCCCCGGGGACCTCGGGGGGGGGGGCGTGCCTCCTAGCCCGCCCGCCCCCCNNNNNNNNNNNNNNNNNNNNNNNNNNNNNNNNNNNNNNNNNNNNNNNNNNNNNNNNNNNNNNNNNNNNNNNNNNNNNNNNNNNNNNNNNNNNNNNNNNNNNNNNNNNNNNNNNNNNNNNNNNNNNNNNNNNNNNNNNNNNNNNNNNNNNNNNNNNNNNNNNNNNNNNNNNNNNNNNNNNNNNNNNNNNNNNNNNNNNNNNNNNNNNNNNNNNNNNNNNNNNNNNNNNNNNNNNNNNNNNNNNNNNNNNNNNNNNNNNNNNNNNNNNNNNNNNNNNNNNNNNNNNNNNNNNNNNNNNNNNNNNNNNNNNNNNNNNNNNNNNNNNNNNNNNNNNNNNNNNNNNNNNNNNNNNNNNNNNNNNNNNNNNNNNNNNNNNNNNNNNNNNNNNNNNNNNNNNNNNNNNNNNNNNNNNNNNNNNNNNNNNNNNNNNNNNNNNNNNNNNNNNNNNNNNNNNNNNNNNNNNNNNNNNNNNNNNNNNNNNNNNNNNNNNNNNNNNNNNNNNTTGATTGAATATACgcaaaaaaacaatgaatttgtTGTCTCTGAcacttagcttctctctctctctctctctctctctctctctctctctctcttgtactagctaacttatatctctctctcagctatactagctaacttagtgacaagaaaaacccctgcgctcagtatgcagttctctgtcattagtgtattcatgagaggatcagtgacccaataatatcgaagattgcccttcctgacaatacccataagataaccaaagcaaagaaatttctcatctctgatactgtaatgtcataaactcttgttcccttgagtgttcgcttgatatattaccccatttcataacatgaaattaacgattggatctctctacagtcagttccattatagaatcattaaagatagaataaaaaaagtttattcctgatatactatcatcaaaatcgaaggtgtgcggcaaaaaattatcgccactaatcctttgccacacatgattagacgtttctgacaacctcctaggccacccttacctcccctcccccgcgcagttcatataaatggaagacgagcagtgcaaacggccagcaagatctctaataaggcactaagtaatACAGAACCagtatcgatacaataagctatgaaggcgcacaaaattaaaaacatgtatgacgtggttgaccttttaagggttaactgttgttttttctaaaattatgtgtgcactgatatattatagactataaaTTTCGTTgccctcaggtgataggtgaagtcatttgggctttccttatagtggctgacatagaGTATCAtgtactgaattgacagttaccttttaaaatgtcccacagagcatataacccatatactcagaaacgacaaagacggccaaaaaatatgccacatttttactcttgttcataaaacttaggttttaaccaaagatacattgaaaatatcagtaggatataaagcattacattttaaataatggaaactattttaatagactccaagaagctaataagcgaaaataagtggcgaagtatcatatctgtatcggccacaccagtgaacaaagtatacaggtaaggcaatttgccaatactgttaccgacctcactgtatgaaaacagtgctcggcgagtcattcagttctataattcaatgttattaacaagaaacggtgattaggaagacatcaaaaacatgtggggcctgatgAAGTAAGTAAAGAAGTTTACttcaatactctcaatattgtatatgtatagcctatatatatatatatatatagatatatatatatatatatatatagtatgtgtgtgtgtgtgtgtgtgtgtgtgtgtgtgtgtgtgtgtgtgtgtgtgtatatatatatatatatatatatatatatatatatatatatatatatatatatatatatatatatacctttggagaatttaaattcttagtgatgaacaacactgaaagaattctattgtgtaattatttttttaatatattatatttgaggaaaaagagcaaatgatgccactgtcccttacctaatattcaTCTCGGAAAtggcactcttatttatgtttattccctttatatattttgacagtccacttccgtggaacaaaatctaaagattaataattaatataaagaagaatgcaatgataattgatgcaagtaatgattttgcttatcatagaGAGTTCTATTTGTCCGcaaacaatgcagcttcccatgcgatgtggacgagaagcacttctcgtcagtaaagatgaccctgccccaagAGTCCAAaaccttatcagcatgacgtcgggcaaaatcaagccttcccgccttatgtcgctccgtcaagagctccttcgtcactggagttctgtgatgaatcccagcagcgtggagtctgcgtcatcgatgacacttctaatccaaggtcttcatgaatgaccttggcgttggttaagggttgctctcgagccgccctgatgaTGGTGTTATCCTCAGCTGGGATGGTTTTCCGTGGACTCCCTGGCTCTAGCTAAGAGAACACattttcttaaatgtttaacttataatttatataacatcggaatcaattctagattcttcgaattttgtaccgATGgatgatcataatttagtaaacaatgactgtgacggggtgggcacaaataaaatgctcttataggcttaattttaccgagacaactcaatcgactatctaactttgttcatggttgaggttggcaagggccaaccacccaccggtgtggaattatggagttgcacctgaaatattactgtggtgttggaatggctgtggatatctgtagtctaagcaaaattataatagcgagacgaaatacatttaagaaagaaactttcatatcaaataagcaagattaaataaccatgaacaatgtaacatatccaccaatcattcagcataaacaacttacgcaagtcgttcaagttcccactctcctcccacctctTATCCAACTGGACTGTGgtggggacacaccaacatcacgtgcaatgggtCGTATCGAGAAGcaattgtcgcgtaaagtgacaattcatcctcgcagcgccagatttgtgtcccttcgattcatggtgagtggttatgaagtctgacccatttaaaaatcctgctggcGACCttacctccgttgggattcagactctgtttcgagtcgagtaaaacaaaaccatgattcatatatcattatatcgttccttgattgtaggattagccaatagggatcataatcaccatgg
Encoded here:
- the LOC135226313 gene encoding proline-rich proteoglycan 2-like; translated protein: MPTVMFLGGHLFFTFLAPGSPRKTIPAEDNTIIRAAREQPLTNAKNLLMGTSAAHWPARPGDLGGPSGPPAPGTSAGPVARPRLPAPARPGDLGGPTGPPAPGNLGGPTGPPPRGPRRAKLARPPRGLGGPDCPVRPGGPRRAQWGLPPAPRGPRRASRGPANPRGGLGVPPGPPTTPRGPRGGGRAS